Below is a genomic region from Roseovarius arcticus.
GACGGCGATCAGCGCCAGCTCTTGCGCGACGCGGTCCGGGTCAGCGCCCGGCGCACCATCCAGCACCCGCGCGAGGCTGGCCTTCAGCGCCTGAGACATTTCTGCGCGGCGCGCCTCCGCGGCGGACGCCGCGGCGGTAGTCAGGCACTCAATCTCGTCCAGATGCGCTGTTAGCAGCACGGCCAGCGCAGCACCTTCCTGCGCGCGCATGGCCGCAAAATCGGCGAGGACTGCCTCAAAATCAGTCATCAGCTCGGTCTTGAGCGTGGTAGTATCGATCTCGGCCTCAGATGTCTCAAGCACGCCGCGCACCGAAAGGACGTCACCGGGCCGCGCTGGTGCCAGAGACAGGCCGCGCGCCATTGCGCGCGCCTCGACCTCGGCCATTGCGTCCAATGCAGCATCCAACTGAGCCGAGTTTACCGACAGCCGTCCGCCTGCCTCGCCCGTCTGTATCCGCAGCGCGAGCGACACGTTTCCGCGTGCCAGCGCGCCGGACAGACGCGCGCGCAATCCGGCCTCAAGTCCTGCGATCCAGTCCGGCACACGCAGGCGCAGATCCAGCCCCTTGCCGTTGACGCTGCGCAGCTCCCATGTCCACTCAATGCGATCGGCGCCGCCGCGACCGGTGGCAAATGCCGTCATCGAATTGGTGATGCTTAACGGTGTCATAGCGGCCTCTTGATCATGGATCGCGCGAATAGGACCGTCCTACGCCCTGCGGATGAACGAGGCAAGCGGCCCCCTTTGTCGACTATGACAACGGCACCGCGCGCACCCGTCGGCGGAAATTAACCACTTACCTTGGATTTTAGACAAATGCCCGCTTATCCGTGGCATACTTTAACCCTTAGGTAACCATGGGATAGAATCCGCGACGTTTCCTGAAGTAGAAATCTGCGCAGTCATGCGGATCGCCGCAGTGCAGAAAAAAGTTCTGCGATACAAGGAACGCCCGCCAACGGTCGTGAGTTTGTAATGAGTAAATTAGTATACGATGCCGCGATGCGCGGCGCAGAGGGAATGGCAGATGAACAATGACAAAATTGGCGGCGAAACGCAGCCTGAGATGCCACGCATGCCTCGACTGACCCGCAAAAACCAGAAGCCCGAAACGACGGCTGCGCTTGCTGCATTTGAGGCATACTGGAATGAAATGCGCCGCGGCGCGCAGGTACCGCGCCGGTCAGATATTGATCCGCGTGGTATTGAGCCATTATTGAGCAACGCCTTCATCGTAGAGCGGATCGCCCCCGGCCTTGCGCGGCTGCGCATCGCGGGCAGTCATCTGACCGATTTGATGGGGATGGAAGTACGCGGGATGCCGATCAGCGCGTTTCTGGAGCCATCGTCGCGCGACGCGCTGGCGCATCATTTGGTGCGTCTATTTGACGAGCCGGCAACGGTGCGGTTGTCACTATCAGCACCCGGCCGCCCCAGCGCGCCGACGCTTACGGGCACGCTGCTGCTGTTGCCGCTTCGCAGTGATCTAGGCGATATATCGCGTGCGCTGGGTTGCCTCGTCAGTGATGGATCAATTGGGCGCGGCCCGCGCCGGTTTGCGATCGAGCACGCGGTATTAACACCTCTGGGCGCTGCATCCGATGGCGGACCTGCGCCTCAGCTCATTGGGCAAACGGCGGCGCCTGTCTCTGTGCATCCCTGCCCAGTTCAGCCTCAAAGCGGTACTCTGCAAGGGTCGGAACGCCCTTATCTGCGACTGATCAAGAGCTAACCGTTTCGTCCTGCAGGCAAACGTCCGGACAATTGTTGGAGAGGGCCGCACGGGACATCGTGCGGCTCTTTTCATGTATCTCCTCCCCAATCCTGTAAGTCTATCAGTGCTCACATGATCAACAAGAAAGTGGCCGAGCGAATTTCGCCCGGCCACGTCCTGTTGGACTATGTTTTTTTGCCTGCACCGGTGGGAGGAGAAACCGCCGCAGGACCATTTTGCAAATCGCTCGTGATGGGAGGAGGTATCACTTCCGATCTGTTCGTTCCTTGAGTAAACGTGCATTGCTGCGTTGCGGCAAGGGGAAATGCTGCAATTGCATATGCTCCAACTCGGGCGCTGAATATTTGGGATGCTTGCTCCCGCGCCGCTTAAAAAATAAGCACTATTTGCGGGGGCCTACCGCTTATCCCAATATCAATAAAGGGGCGCACAGATTACCTGCACGCCCCCCTAAGTCGAAATTTGATGCGGATCAGGCCGCTTCGGCGCTGCGCTCTTGCCTTAGGGCCGAAAGCTCTTCGGCGACGAGAAACGCAAGTTCCAACGATTGCGACGCATTCAAGCGCGGATCGCAGGCAGTGTGATAGCGATCGCTCAGATTTTCGTCGGTCACGTCCGCGGTGCCACCGATGCACTCGGTCACGTCTTGGCCCGTCATCTCGAAATGGACGCCGCCGGGGATTGTTCCCTCGGCTTTGTGCACGGCGAAAAACTCGCGCACCTCGCGCAAAACCGCATCGAAGGGGCGCGTTTTATACCCGGACGCTGATTTGATCGTGTTGCCATGCATGGGGTCGCAGACCCACACCACTTTCGCGCCCTCTTGGCGAACGCATTCGATCAGCCGCGGCAGATGCTCGGCCACCTTGCCGGCGCCGAAACGCGCGATCAAAGTCAGGCGGCCAGCCTCGTTTTTCGGGTTCAGCTTGGCCATCAGCGCCTTGAGATCATCTGCCGTCATTGTCGGGCCGCATTTCAGGCCGATCGGGTTCAGCACGCCGCTGGCAAACTCGACATGCGCACCGTCCGGCTGGCGGGTGCGATCCCCGATCCAGATCATGTGGCCAGACCCAGCGAGCCAATTGCCGGACGTGGTATCAAGCCGCGTCAGCGCCTCTTCATACTCTAGCAGCAGCGATTCGTGGCTGGTGTAGAAATCGACTGTTTGCAGCGTTTCGGTGCTGGTACTGTCGATACCAGCGGCGCGCATAAAATCGAGCGCATCGCTGATACGGCTGGCCATCTCGCGATAGCGTGCGGCCTTTTCACCATCGGTAAAGCCAAGCGTCCAGCTATGAACCTTGTTCATGTCGGCATAGCCGCCCTTGGAAAAGGCGCGCAGCAGGTTCAGCGTGGCCGCCGACTGCGTATAGGCCTGCAGCATTTTGGCCGGATCCGGAATGCGGGCGGCCTCAGAGAACGGCAGCTCGTTGATGATATCGCCGCGGTAACTGGGCAATTCCACGCCATTTACAGTCTCGGTCGGGGCGCTGCGTGGCTTGGCGAACTGGCCGGCCATGCGGCCCACTTTGACCACCGGCACCTTGGCGCCAAAGGTCAGAACCATCGCCATTTGCAGCATCACCTTGAACGTATCGCGGATCGCGTCGGCGCTAAACTGGTCGAACGCCTCGGCGCAATCGCCGCCCTGAAGCAGGAACGCCTCGCCGCGCGATGCCGCGCCGAGCTGCGCCGTAAGGCGGCGGGCCTCGCCAGCGAACACCAGAGGTGGATACTGCGCAAGCCGCGCCTCGACAGCCGACAGCGCATCCGCGTCGACATAGTCGGGCATCTGAACGCGCGGTTTGGCGCGCCAATCGGATTTTTTCCATGCCATGTGATACAACTCCGCCAAGGGTAATTCTGAGACGGTTGCATAGCAAAGCCGCAAGCAGGGCGCCACACGAATAATTATGCGCCTGCACCCTATTGACGCGGTATCTATTGTCAAACTGTCTATTTTCGTGGAACACCCGTGTATCTGAAACGCCAGCGAGGGGGCCGCAGACATGCACAGCCACCAGCCCAAGAGCCATTCCAGCAAAGCCGAAACCGCGCAGGTGCCACGGCGATTTGTCTTTGTCCTTTTGGATAATTTCACGCTTCTTAGCTTCGCCGCTGCCATCGAATGTCTGCGTATTGCAAACCGGATGGCCGAACGCACGCTCTATGAGTGGAGCGTGATCGGCGATGGCGAGGTTGTCGCCTGTTCGGCCGGGTCGCGCTTTCAGCTGGATGGCCCGCTGGGCGAGCTGGGACGCGACGACACAGTGCTGATTTGCGGCGGCGTTGATATCCATCAGGCCGCGACCAAGAAGATGCTGAACTGGCTGCGCCGCGAGGCACGGCGCGGGTTAAAGATGGGCGGTCTCTGCACAGCCTCGTATCTGATGGCGCGCGCTGGTCTGCTGGATGGCAAACGTGCGACGATCCACTGGGAAAATCACGACAGCTTTGCCGAAGAGTTTCCTGAGGTCAGCCTGACAAAGTCGGTATTTACCATCGACGGCACCCGCATGACGACGGCCGGCGGCACATCTTCTATCGACCTCATGCTGAGCCTCGTCGCACAGGACCACGACGAGAAGCTGGCCAATGCCGTCGCTGATCAGCTGATCTATTCGTCGATCCGGACCGATCAGGACACGCAGCGTCTGTCTGTCCCTACCCGCATCGGCGTGCGTCATCCCAAGCTGAGCCAAGTCATCCAGATGATGGAGGGCAACATCGAAGAGCCGATTAGCCCGTCGACGCTGGCGCGCGATGCCGGCATGTCGACCCGTCAGCTTGAACGCCTCTTTCGCCGCTATCTCAGCCGCTCGCCCAAGCGATATTATATGGAGCTTCGCCTGCAAAAGGCGCGCAACCTGTTGATGCAGACCGACATGACGGTGATCAACGTGGCACTGGCCTGCGGATTTTCATCACCCTCGCATTTTTCCAAGTGCTACCGCGCGCATTATAATACGACACCCTACCGTGAGCGCGGTGCGCAATCCTCGCGGCTGTCAGTCTAGCGCACGTATTTGGCCCTCAGGGCGCCATACGATAAAGGGCGCCCTGCCCTTCGCTGAGAAACCAGATCGCGCCATCCGGCCCCTCGCGGATATCGCGCAGGCGTGCCGTCTCCGGCCCCTCCAGCCGCTGCACTTCACGAAGTGGATTGCCTGACAGTCGCGAAATAAAGCCAAATTTCAGCGACCCGACAAAGAAATCACCATTCCACTCGGGCCATAGCGCGCCTGAGTATATCATCAGCCCAGAGGGCGCGATGCTGGGGTCCCAGTAGAACTCGGGCTGTTCCATGCCCGGCTTTGACGCTCCGACACCGATCCGTGCGCCCGAATAGTGCCTGCCATATGAGATAACCGGCCAGCCATAATTCGCCCCGGCGTTAATCCGGTTCACTTCGTCGCCGCCGCGCGCGCCATGTTCGTTGACGTAGAGCTGTCCAGCCGCGTCCAGCGCCGCCCCTTGCGGATTGCGGTGACCGTAGGACCATATGGCAGGTCGCGCGCCCTCGGTGCCCTCGAACGGGTTGCCCGGCGCCGGATCACCTGCGCGCGTTAGCCGCAGGACGCTGCCATTCTCGCGCGCCAGATCCTGCGCCGCAGGGCGATCACCCCGCTCGCCGACTGTCATAAAGATCGTGCCATCCGGTGCCTCGACCAAACGCGATCCAAAATGCTGTCCACCGCGGCTACCCTCAGCAATTTGGTAGATCACGCGCCAGTCGGTCAGCGCACTTGCGCCTTTGGGCAGCAGCGCAGTGGCCAGCGCCGTGCCTGCCCCCGCGCCTTGCGACACTGCATGGGTAAAGTAGAGCTGCCGGGTCTGTGCGAAATCGCGCGGCACCAGTACGTCCAGCAGGCCGCCCTGCCCCACGACAGCCACTGGCCCGACGCCGCCGATCTGGCTGCGCTTGCCGTTCTGCAATTGCCAAAGCCGCCCGGCCTTTTCCGTGATGAGAACGCTACCATCGGGCAAAAAACCAAACGACCATGGGCCCTCCAGCCCGGTTGCCATCGTCGATACAGGGATCGGGCCATTCGGCCCTTTCAGCGTCTGCGCCGAAAGCGGGGAGGAGATCAGCAAGATGGTGATTAGAATTCGGATCATACGCTAAGATATAATCCATAATTCCACTAAGAAAAGATGAAACAGTTGCGCGCCGTCAGGCACGCTTGCCTGCGATCTGCGCGACACCCAGCACTTCCAGCACCTTTGCCTCGATCTGCGCTGCATCCATGCCCGCAACGGCATACATATCCGCAGGACTGGCCTGATCGATAAAGATATCAGGCAGCACCATTGAGCGGAATTTGAGACCGTGATCGAACACACCCTCATCGGCTAATAGCTGCGCGACGTGGCTGCCAAAGCCGCCGATCGCGCCCTCCTCGACACATATCAGCGCCTCGTGGTCCTCGGCCAGCTTTAGGATCATGTCCCTGTCCAGCGGCTTGGCAAAGCGGGCATCGGCGATGGTGGGCGTGATACCGCGCGCCGATAGTGCCTCGGCGGCCTTGCGCACCTCGCCCAGCCGCGTGCCAAAGCTGAGGATTGCGACCCGGCTGCCATCCGCAATGATCCGGCCCTTGCCGATTTCCAGCGGGACGCCGCGTTCTGGCATCGTCACGCCCTCGCCCTCGCCGCGCGGATAGCGGAATGCGATGGGCCCGCCGTCGTGCGCCGCGGCGGTCGCGACCATATGCACCAGCTCGGCCTCATCGGCGGCGGCCATGACAACGAAACCGGGCAGATTGGCCAGAAACGCCACGTCAAAGCTGCCCGCATGGGTGGCACCATCGGCGCCAACCAGTCCGGCGCGGTCGATGGCAAAACGTACAGGCAGGCGCTGGATTGCCACGTCATGCACGACCTGATCATAGCCGCGTTGCAGGAAGGTCGAATAGAGCGCGCAGAACGGCCGCAGCCCCCCTGCTGCCATGCCAGCGGCAAATGTCACGGCGTGCTGCTCGGCAATGCCGACATCAAAGGTGCGCGAGGGATACCGCTCGGCCATAAGGCCAAGGCCGGTGCCGTCCGGCATAGCGGCAGTAACCGCCACGATGCGGTCGTCGCGGCTGGCATGATCGACCAGTGCGCGGCCAAAGACTGAGGTGTAGCTGGGCGCGTTGCTGGGCGGTTTGCTCTGTTTGCCCGTCGTCACGTCAAATTTCGCGGTCGCGTGGCCGCCATCATCCGCGCCCTCGGCGGGGGCGTACCCCTTGCCCTTTTTCGTCAGCACGTGGATCAGCATCGGGCCGGTAGCGCGCTGTCGAACGGTCCGCAGGACCGGTAGCAGCTGGTCCATGTCATGCCCGTCGATGGGGCCAAGGTAGGAAAACCCCAGCTCCTCGAACAGCGTGCCGCCTACGGCCAGCCCCTTGAGCATATCCTTGGCGCGGCGGGCGCCCTCCTGAAACGGGCCGGGCAGCAGCGACACCGCCCCCTTGGCGGCGGCCTTCAACTCCTGAAAGGGTTGCTCGGCGTATAGGCGGGACAGGTACGACGACAGTGCGCCCACGGGCGGCGCAATCGACATCTCGTTATCGTTGAGGATAACAAACATCCGTTTGCCAAGGGCGCCCGCGTTGTTCAGCGCCTCAAACGCCATGCCGGCACTCATTGCGCCGTCGCCGATGATCGCGACCGCATCGCCATGCCCGGTATCGCAGGCCCCGCCCAGATCACGCGCCACGGCAAAGCCTAACGCGGCGCTGATAGAGGTGCTGGAATGGGCCGCGCCGAAAGGATCGTAGGGCGACTCGGAGCGTTTGGTAAATCCGCTGATCCCGTCTTTTTGGCGCAGTGTGCCCATGCGTCCCCGGCGGCCAGTCAGGATCTTGTGCGGATAACTTTGATGGCTGACGTCCCAGATAATCTTGTCGCGGGGCGCGTCGAATACGGCATGCAGCGCCACGGTCAACTCGACCACGCCCAGACCCGCGCCCAGATGGCCGCCTGTCTTTGAGACGGAGTTAATTGTCTCAGCCCGCAACTCATCTGCCAGACGGCTCAGTTCGGCATCGCTCAGCCGCTTCATGTCTGCGGGGCTGTCGATACGGTCAAGCAGCGGTGTTTTGGGCCCGCTCTCAGGCGTCATGGTCATGGCATGGCCCTCCTTGGGGCGTCAGGTCAGCTGTCACGCGAGATAGCGAAGCGAGCGATGGCCCGCAAGGTATCTGCGCCTGTACCATACTCAGATAGCGCCGACACTGCATCGTCAACCAACGCGGCGGCGCGGGCGCGGGCGCCGTCCAGACCCAGCAGCGAAACGAAGGTGGCCTTACCCGCTGCCGCGTCCTTGCCCACCGCCTTGCCTGCGGCGGTGGCATCGCCGGTGACATCAATGATATCATCATGGATCTGAAATGCTTGCCCCATTGCGGCAGCATAGCGGATTAATCGCTGAGGATCGGCGCCAGCCATGCGCGCGCCTGCCGCAGCGCTCCATTCAAAAAGCGCGCCGGTTTTACCTGCCTGTAGCGCTGTAATCTGCGTCAGGTCTAGCTGCGCGCCGGGCCGTTCCGCGGCCATGTCCAGCGCCTGGCCCAGCACCATGCCCTGCCCGCCAGCCGCCCTCGCAAGGCTAAGCGCCAGATCAGCGCGGACATCGCCGGCGCCAACGTTTGGATGCGCTGCCAGTTCAAACGCCAGCGATTGCAAGGCATCGCCCGCCAGCACAGCCGTCATCTCGTCCCATTTCACATGCACTGTGGGCCTGCCGCGCCGCTCGTCATCGTCGTCCATGCAGGGCAGATCATCATGCACAAGGCTGTAGGCATGCATCGCCTCAATCGCCGTGGCGGGCCAGATAGCAGCCGCCTGCGACACCCCGTTCAGACGCGCCGATTCCAGCACAAGACACGCGCGCAGACGCTTGCCGCCCGCAGCGGCATGGCGCATCGCCTCTGCCACATCGCCAGCGCCATAGGGGGTCAGAACATGCTCCAGATGCGCGCTGACTGCCTCTTGCGCCTCAATCAGCTGTGCTTCCATCCCGCTCAGAGACCCTCAACCGGCTTTAACCCGGTCGGCTCGCCGTTGTCGTCCAGCGTGATCGCGGCAACCTTCTCTTCGGCTTCTTTCAGCTTTGTCTCGCAGCGTTTCTTTAGCGCTGCGCCCCGCTCATACAGGGTGATGGATTCGTCCAGCGCGACATCGCCGCGTTCCAGCCGCCCGACCACCTGTTCCAGCTCGGCCATGGCTTGCTCGAATGTCATCTCGGCTACGGGTGTATCGCTCATTCATGGGCCTCATGATTTGGTATCTTCGGGTTCGCTTACACCATAGACGCAGCCAATCCGGGGTTCAATCGCGGCCGGGGCATTTAGGTTGACCGCGCAACGTCCCTGCGCTTGAGTGCGCGGATGAGCGCCAAACTGCCCCCCATGCCCGACCTAGACGTAATGATGCGCCTTAACGCACGCCTGACAGCCGCTCGGAGCGAAGAGCCGCGTCTGGAGCAGGCCCAACCGACCGACCTGATCCGCGATGTGACGGGCAAGCGGGCTATATTTCGCGGCCAGCTAGAGGGTCGGCGCGTGATTTTCCGCGTGCATCTCAAGCCAGAGACCGGCGCGGCGCAGCGCGAATGGGACGAGTTGAACCGTCTATGGCCCTACATGGCGACCGGTGATCTGCGCGTGCCCGAGCCGATCTGCGCCGCACCCGGCGCCGGTGTCACCGTTCAGCAGGACGCCGCCGGCACCCCCCTTTTGCAATTGCTCTACAGCCTGGACGTCGGCCAACGGGTCGCTTATCTGGCCCCCGCCGCCGCATGGCTACGCACAAGCACCGCCATGACCGAAGGCTGGCGTCTGCCGCGAGCGGATGCATGGATCAAGCGGGCCGCACGCGCCTCTGCTCAGCAGCCGTTCGCACAGCTCCGCGCGCTGGAATTGCGCATCCTCGCCCAGATGGAGCGTTTAGCGCCCCTTGTCGCGTCCGAGCCGTGGCGCGTGGCGGTCTGTCACGGTGATTACCATCCGAACAACCTGATCGCGGACGGCGCCCTCTTGACCGGCATTGATCTGGGCGGATCTCAGCGCCTGCCGTTGATGAAGGATATTGCCCGGTTCGCCATGCATATGGGCCGCCGACGCCTGCGCCTGTCGGGCAATACGGCGCTGGGCGTGGACCGGGCATGCCTAGAGGCCTTCGCCGGCGCCTTTGCCTTCACCAAGGTCGAGCGCACGGCGACGCTGCCCTTCTTTCTGGCGTTCGAGGCACTGATCCGGGTTGAGAATACGGGCCTACCACGCGCACGGATCATGCGGGCGGAAAAAACCTACGGTCAGTTACTTCAGAGTCTAGAGCAGTGTTGCGCCGATGCGACACTCTTTTGACACAGGTGAATAACCACGGACCAAGGCCGCTTGACCCAACGGAATGTTGATGCAAATATCGAAGTTGCGCGTCTGGCAAGCCTTTGCTGGTAAGGGCAATCGCAGGCCGCGACTGGCCAAAAATAACCAAAGAGTCATTCCTAGGGGACGATCATGAAAAAAATGATACTGGCGGCAACAGCCGCAACCGCGCTGGCCGCAGCACCTGCCATGGCCGGGAACTACAGCGAGCCCGTGATGGAGCCTGCAATCATCGAGGCGGAGGCTGTCAGCTCGTCAGCCAATCAGGCCGAGATGGTGGCAATTACCCTCACTGCATTAATCTTTCTGACGGCGATCATCAGCGCGAACTGACTATCACGGCCCCGCGGGTTGATCTGATAAAGCCTACTAAACGAAGAAGGGGCGCCCAGTAACGGGCGCCCCTTCTTTCCTTCATAGCCTTTGCCAGGCTCAGTGCGCCGTCGCGCCCGTTCCGTCATTGCCGGATTTTAGCGCGGCCTCAGCGGCGGCGGCCTCCTCGGCGGCTTCGTCCCATTCGATCGGTTCAGGGTCCCGGGTCAGGGCCAGCTTCAGTACTTCGCGAACGTGCGACACAGGGATAATCTTTAGCCCCTGCTTCACGTTATCGGGGATCTCGGCCAGATCCTTTTCGTTCTCCTGAGGGATCAGCACCGTCTTGATGCCGCCGCGCAATGCGGCCAGCAGCTTCTCTTTGAGGCCCCCGATCGGCAGCGCGTTACCGCGCAGCGTGACCTCGCCGGTCATGGCGATATCCTTGCGCACCGGAATGCCAGTCAGCACCGATACGATGGACGTGACCATGGCCAAGCCAGCGCTCGGCCCATCCTTAGGCGTTGCACCCTCAGGCACGTGGACGTGAATGTCCCACTTCTCCAGCCGGGGCGGTTTGATCCCGATGGCAGGCGCGACCGAGCGGACATAGCTGTTCGCCGCATCGATGGATTCCTTCATCACATCACCCAGCTTGCCAGTGGTCTTCATCCGGCCCTTGCCCGGCAGGCGCAGCGCCTCGATATTCAGCAACTCGCCGCCCACCGACGTATAGGCCAGCCCCGTGACGACACCAACCTGATCGGCATCCTCGGCCAGACCAAACTTGTGCTTGCGCACCCCAAGGAAGTCATCAAGGTTTTCAGCCGTCACCTTGATAGATGTCGCCTGTTTTTTGATGATCTGCGTCACCGCCTTACGGGCGACCTTGGCAATCTCGCGCTCTAGGTTCCGGACGCCCGCCTCGCGGGTGTAGTAGCGAATGATGTCGGTCAACGCATCATCGGTCAGCTCAAACTCGCCCTTCTTCAGACCGTGGTTCTTGATCTGTTTCTCCAGCAAATGTTGCTTGGCGATTTCGCGCTTTTCGTCCTCGGTATAGCCGGCCAGCGGGATAATCTCCATACGGTCCAGAAGCGGGCCAGGCATATTATAGCTGTTCGACGTGGTCAAAAACATCACATTGCTGAGGTCATATTCAACCTCCAGATAGTGATCGACGAACGTGCTGTTCTGCTCGGGGTCCAAGACCTCTAGCATCGCTGACGCAGGATCACCGCGGAAGTCCTGGCCCATTTTGTCGATCTCATCCAGCAAGATCAGCGGATTGGTCGTCTTGGCCTTTTTCAGCGCTTGTATGATCTTGCCCGGCATGGAGCCGATATAGGTCCGGCGGTGGCCGCGGATCTCGGACTCGTCGCGCACACCGCCAAGGCTGATGCGAATAAATTCGCGCCCTGTCGCCTTGGCCACGGATTTGCCCAGCGATGTCTTGCCCACGCCCGGAGGGCCGACGAGGCACATGATCGGCCCCTTCAGCTTTTGCGAGCGTTGCTGCACGGCCAGATATTCGACGATGCGCTCTTTGACCTTGTCGAGGCCATAGTGGTCGTCGTCCAGTACCTTTTCGGCGCGCGCCAGATCCTTCTTGACGCGGCTTTTCACGCCCCAAGGGATCGACAGCATCCATTCCAGATAGTTGCGTACGACGGTTGCCTCGGCACTCATCGGGCTCATGTTTTTCAGCTTTTTCAGTTCGGCATCCGCCTTTTCGCGGGCCTCTTTGCTCAGCTTGGTCTCACTGACGCGCTTCTCCAGCTCGGCAACTTCGCCTTCGCCGTCCTCGCCATCGCCCAATTCCTTCTGAATGGCCTTCATCTGCTCATTCAGATAATATTCGCGCTGCGTGCGCTCCATCTGGCTTTTGACGCGGGTCTTGATCTTCTTTTCGACCTGCAGCACGCTCATTTCGCCCTGCATCAGGCCATAGACCTTCTCCAGGCGCTCGCTGACGCTGAGTGTTTCAAGCAGTTCCTGCTTTTGCTCTACCTCGATGCCCAGATGTCCGGCCACCAGATCGGCGAGGCGCGCAGGCTCTCCGGCGTCTGACACGGCTGTCAGCGCCTCTTCCGGCACATTCTTTTTGACCTTAGCATAGCGCTCGAACTCACTGGAAACGCTGCGCAACAACGCCTCTATAGTGGTCGCATCGCCCGGCATTTCGGTCAGGTACTCGGCGCGGGCCTCAAAGAAATCATCGTTTTCGAGATACTCGATAATCCGCACACGCGCGACGCCCTCGACCAGCACCTTGACGGTGCCATCGGGCAATTTCAGTAGTTGCAAAACGTTCGCCAGAACACCCGCTTTGTAGATGCCCTTGGCGTCCGGATCGTCAACGCTTGGGTCGATCTGACTCGACAGCAGAATCTG
It encodes:
- a CDS encoding phosphotransferase; its protein translation is MSAKLPPMPDLDVMMRLNARLTAARSEEPRLEQAQPTDLIRDVTGKRAIFRGQLEGRRVIFRVHLKPETGAAQREWDELNRLWPYMATGDLRVPEPICAAPGAGVTVQQDAAGTPLLQLLYSLDVGQRVAYLAPAAAWLRTSTAMTEGWRLPRADAWIKRAARASAQQPFAQLRALELRILAQMERLAPLVASEPWRVAVCHGDYHPNNLIADGALLTGIDLGGSQRLPLMKDIARFAMHMGRRRLRLSGNTALGVDRACLEAFAGAFAFTKVERTATLPFFLAFEALIRVENTGLPRARIMRAEKTYGQLLQSLEQCCADATLF
- the lon gene encoding endopeptidase La gives rise to the protein MKEPLNSSYPVLPLRDIVVFPHMIVPLFVGREKSVRALEEVMADDKQILLSSQIDPSVDDPDAKGIYKAGVLANVLQLLKLPDGTVKVLVEGVARVRIIEYLENDDFFEARAEYLTEMPGDATTIEALLRSVSSEFERYAKVKKNVPEEALTAVSDAGEPARLADLVAGHLGIEVEQKQELLETLSVSERLEKVYGLMQGEMSVLQVEKKIKTRVKSQMERTQREYYLNEQMKAIQKELGDGEDGEGEVAELEKRVSETKLSKEAREKADAELKKLKNMSPMSAEATVVRNYLEWMLSIPWGVKSRVKKDLARAEKVLDDDHYGLDKVKERIVEYLAVQQRSQKLKGPIMCLVGPPGVGKTSLGKSVAKATGREFIRISLGGVRDESEIRGHRRTYIGSMPGKIIQALKKAKTTNPLILLDEIDKMGQDFRGDPASAMLEVLDPEQNSTFVDHYLEVEYDLSNVMFLTTSNSYNMPGPLLDRMEIIPLAGYTEDEKREIAKQHLLEKQIKNHGLKKGEFELTDDALTDIIRYYTREAGVRNLEREIAKVARKAVTQIIKKQATSIKVTAENLDDFLGVRKHKFGLAEDADQVGVVTGLAYTSVGGELLNIEALRLPGKGRMKTTGKLGDVMKESIDAANSYVRSVAPAIGIKPPRLEKWDIHVHVPEGATPKDGPSAGLAMVTSIVSVLTGIPVRKDIAMTGEVTLRGNALPIGGLKEKLLAALRGGIKTVLIPQENEKDLAEIPDNVKQGLKIIPVSHVREVLKLALTRDPEPIEWDEAAEEAAAAEAALKSGNDGTGATAH